The following DNA comes from Kaistia sp. 32K.
TCCTGACGGTCCACGACCGTGATCATGCGCGCTTCGGGAAGCGGCGTCGCGATCGACAGGCGGTCTGCCTTCTTGGCTGCCGGCACATCCCGGTCGGAATAGACGGCGGCGCTGGCAAATCCGACGGCGATCGTCGCTGCGGCGCACGTCGCGAGGATGGTGGTGTGGAACCACGTCGTCATGGATCGGCTCCCTCTGTCTTGTTGCGCCGGAACTTGAACGCAACATGCTCTTCTGCCTATGAACGGCATCACAAGCCGCTGTTCATTGACTGTTCATCTGGGGAGGCAATGCGGGCTTGGGAAGTTGGTTCCTTGATGTTGCTGGCTTACGCTTCGTAAAGCCTGCGTGAGAATCCGAGATCGATCCGGGAGCGAGTTGTGATCATGGCGCGCATCGCCTTCTATCCGGGGTCGTTTGACCCGCCGACCCACGGCCATCGCGACATGCTGCAGGCGGCGCTCCGGGTCGCCGACAGGTTGGTCGTGGCGATCGGCGTGCACCCAGGCAAAGCGCCGCTTTTCTCCTTCGAGGAGCGGGTCGCGCTGATCCGGGAAATGGTCGCCGAGATCGACGGCAGCGAGGGTCGCGTCGACGTGATCGCCTTCGACGGGCTGACCGTCGACGCGGCGCGCGAATGTGGCGCCTCCGTGATCATCCGTGGACTTCGCGACGGCACCGATCTCGACTATGAGATGCAGCTCGCCGGCATGAACGGCACCATGGCGCCGGAGATTCTGACGGTTTTCCTGCCGGCGACGCCGGCGACACGTCATATCACCGCGACACTGGTGCGCCAGATTGCCAAGATGGGTGGCGATGCGTCAGCCTTCGTTCCCGCAGGGGTTGCCCGAAAGCTGACACAAAAATTCAGTTCCTGAGGCCGCCGCGACAGGCGGCCCCGTTCCAGACCGGAGATCCTCGTGACCCGATTCCTAGGCCTGATGGCGGCCATCGCCGCCGCCTTCCTGTTCATCGCCGCGCCGGCCCAGGCCGCGAGCGAGAAGCTCGACCCCGAGAACACGATCTATCTCGACCTCAAGGATGGTCGCGTCGTGATCAAGCTGCGGCCGGACCTCGCTCCGAAGCATGTCGCGCAGATCAAGAAGCTGACCCGCGAGGGCTTCTATGACGGCATCGTCTTCCACCGCGTGATCGACGGCTTCATGGCCCAGACGGGCGACCCGACCGGCACCGGCATGGGCGGCTCGAAGGAGCCCGACATCAAGGCCGAGTTCTCGAAGGCGCATTTTGCCCGCGGCACGCTCGGCATGGCGCGCTCGCAGAACCCCGATTCCGCCAATTCGCAGTTCTTCATCATGTTCGCCGATGGCGGCTTCCTCGACGGCCAGTACACCGTCTGGGGCGAGGTCGTCGACGGCATGCAGTTCGTCGACAAGATCGCCAAGGGCGAGCCGCCGGCGAACCCGGACAAGATCGTGAAGATGCAGATCGCCGCCGACGCCAAGTAAGCGTCGACGCCCATCCAGGCCGCCGACTCGAAAGCAAGTCGGCTCTTGCCGCGCCACCTTCCGGCGCGGCCCTTCAGAAGGAGACTACCGTGGCCGACATCAAGGACCCGGAGAACACCCTCATCCTCGAGACCACCCAGGGCACGGCGATCATCGCGCTGCGTCCGGACCTCGCGCCGAACCACGTCGCGCGCATCAAGGAACTGGCCCGCGAGGGCTTCTATGACGGCATCGTCTTCCACCGCGTGATCGACGGCTTCATGGCCCAGACGGGCGATCCGACCGGCACCGGCATGGGCGGCTCGGGCAAGAAGCTGAAGGCCGAGTTCTCGCGTGAGCCGCATGTGCGCGGCACCGCCTCGATGGCCCGCGCCCAGAACCCGGATTCCGGCGACAGCCAGTTCTTCCTCTGCTTCGGCGACGCCCGCTTCCTCGACGGCCAGTACACCGTCTGGGGCCAGGTCGTCGAAGGCATGGACAACATCGACAAGATCAAGCGCGGCGAGCCGGTCCAGAATCCGGACAAGATCGTCTCGCTGAAGGTCGCTGCCGACGCGGCCTGATCGGCCTCTGGAATTCGCGGCCGGGACGTCCGGCCGCCACGCTTTTCTGCACGCCCCGGTGTTTCGCCGGGGCGTTTCCTGTTTGGGATCGGGAAGCGACGCCGCACGTCTTCCCGCCGGATGGTGCGGCGCTGCCGTCTGGCCGATCGAAACACCGCGCCATACGCTTTCACGGGAAGATGGATATGCTCGGC
Coding sequences within:
- the coaD gene encoding pantetheine-phosphate adenylyltransferase; the encoded protein is MARIAFYPGSFDPPTHGHRDMLQAALRVADRLVVAIGVHPGKAPLFSFEERVALIREMVAEIDGSEGRVDVIAFDGLTVDAARECGASVIIRGLRDGTDLDYEMQLAGMNGTMAPEILTVFLPATPATRHITATLVRQIAKMGGDASAFVPAGVARKLTQKFSS
- a CDS encoding peptidylprolyl isomerase translates to MAAIAAAFLFIAAPAQAASEKLDPENTIYLDLKDGRVVIKLRPDLAPKHVAQIKKLTREGFYDGIVFHRVIDGFMAQTGDPTGTGMGGSKEPDIKAEFSKAHFARGTLGMARSQNPDSANSQFFIMFADGGFLDGQYTVWGEVVDGMQFVDKIAKGEPPANPDKIVKMQIAADAK
- a CDS encoding peptidylprolyl isomerase yields the protein MADIKDPENTLILETTQGTAIIALRPDLAPNHVARIKELAREGFYDGIVFHRVIDGFMAQTGDPTGTGMGGSGKKLKAEFSREPHVRGTASMARAQNPDSGDSQFFLCFGDARFLDGQYTVWGQVVEGMDNIDKIKRGEPVQNPDKIVSLKVAADAA